The Magnolia sinica isolate HGM2019 chromosome 10, MsV1, whole genome shotgun sequence genome includes a window with the following:
- the LOC131257975 gene encoding uncharacterized protein LOC131257975: MYVTRPLSLYLKSIETALIPPPEGPNSGYLVVADEEYEAEATSCWGLCKDNKIRNLPFPQNKILKVVYTQHHGNTSTTDSDEAYFIPVLDQPLSSNRYYVIRASGKYKGNACTCSREEDMSTCCFCKSVNDVKPRALDYRDIYQQVEIIRRHSGSYVAKSIAPDGFPPLFLRRKGWEVYTKTPHDFQLGEAHGIDLSPRARLPAFDFPISNKHSRSVVVGKWYIPFMFIKEDGTSSKDQMKKSMFYEMYLEQMWDEIHMCENHSTEQNAVVVNTTVRREIVMISGLEAIPHVVDGVMWLRGPPNSIGMGLSMAVVDRMKWEACRGGWIDGNERDLKVERVEEFGGVNGWRKFGCYMLVERFVLRRMDGTLVLTYDFNHTHLIQSKWE; the protein is encoded by the exons atgtatgtgaCTCGGCCTCTTTCGCTCTACTTAAAATCTATTGAAACTGCCCTTATACCGCCACCAGAAGGTCCGAATTCCGGTTATTTGGTGGTTGCTGACGAAGAATATGAGGCGGAAGCGACGTCTTGCTGGGGGCTGTGTAAAGATAATAAGATCCGAAACCTACCTTTTCCTCAGAACAAGATCCTCAAGGTCGTCTACACCCAGCACCATGGCAATACAAGCACAACGGATAGTGATGAGGCCTACTTCATACCAGTTCTTGATCAGCCATTGTCTTCCAATCGATACTACGTTATACGGGCATCTGGGAAGTATAAAGG GAATGCATGCACATGTTCAAGGGAGGAGGATATGAGCACATGTTGCTTTTGCAAGTCTGTCAATGATGTGAAGCCAAGAGCTCTAGACTATAGGGATATCTATCAGCAGGTAGAGATCATTCGCCGACATAGTGGTTCCTATGTTGCCAAATCCATCGCACCAGACGGGTTCCCTCCATTGTTCTTGAGAAGAAAAGGGTGGGAGGTATACACAAAAACTCCCCACGACTTCCAACTAGGCGAGGCTCACGGCATTGATCTTTCTCCACGCGCTCGTCTGCCAGCATTCGACTTCCCAATCTCTAACAAGCATTCGAGGAGTGTTGTAGTAGGAAAGTGGTACATCCCTTTCATGTTCATTAAGGAAGATGGTACTAGCTCAAAAGATCAAATGAAAAAGTCCATGTTTTATGAGATGTATCTTGAACAGATGTGGGATGAGATACACATGTGTGAGAACCACAGCACAGAACAGAATGCCGTGGTAGTGAATACGACTGTGCGAAGGGAGATTGTGATGATCTCTGGTCTGGAAGCCATCCCACATGTGGTTGATGGGGTGATGTGGTtacgtggtccacctaatagcATTGGTATGGGATTGAGTATGGCAGTTGTAGATAGAATGAAATGGGAAGCTTGTAGAGGAGGTTGGATTGATGGGAATGAGAGAGATTTGAAGGTGGAGAGGGTGGAAGAGTTTGGAGGAGTGAATGGATGGAGGAAATTTGGTTGTTATATGTTGGTGGAGAGGTTTGTTTTGAGAAGGATGGATGGGACTTTGGTTCTAACTTATGATTTTAATCACACTCATCTGATTCAATCCAAGTGGGAGTAG